The DNA window CCTACGAATATGATTGATGATGGCGAGGTAGCCTTGGGCAGCAGGCATTTGAGCTATGCTGGCGTGCAATTGTTCCAGGTACTCTTCACCATTCAGACTGGGATACAGTTCAGAAATAAGCAAATGATGGTTAATCAAATACTCCACAAACTCACGGCAATCTGCCTCGGTGAGTTCGGGGCCTGTCATCAGGTGGGCAATCATTTCGCCTATACGCATACCACCCGCTTGCCCGCAGGCAATAAACAACTCCCAGGCTACCTCATGGTATTCCTTCGATGAGGCAACGTGTTGCAAGGTTTGCTCATCGAAAAACGAACACAGCATATCGTCGCCATTGCGGTACAGCGTATTGTTAGGAAAGTAACGCAACTGCTCCCTTATTTTTGGTTCGGCTTCCAGGGAGGCTCTGAGCCTCAGCAAATATACCATATCCAACCGCGACGAGGTACGCATGTTGCCAAGCTTATCCAGCGCCAGGCTGCTGTGTCTTTGCAAACGAAACTCGCCCACGGTAACCGCAGCAAATGTACCAAAGGGGGTACAACGATAAGCCGCCCTTGCCAAAAACATCCACAGCTTTTGCTCCAGGTTTTGCAAATCTTTGCGCTGCTTTTTATTGGGTGCAGGCAACGCTGCCAAAGCGTGCCAACGGTCGAGCTGAGCAAACAAATCGGGGGAGGCAATGTACAAGGCTTGTTGCAAGGCTGGCAGCCTATAAGCCGCTTGTAGGTGTTGGCGTACCGTATCCACTCATCGGCTGGGGTATATGAAAAACGACTTGCTTGTATTTGCTTTGCATCATCAAATCACTAAACACCCAATACGATGAGCAAACAATATGATCGTGCGAAGATATTTAAGATGGTGTCGGAAAGCTATGAGCTAGGACTAACTGCTGCCGAGTATTGCCGCAAGAAAAATTTTTCTTCCAAGATATTCTATCGTTACCGTCAGCAATATATAGAGGTTTATGGGGCAAAGCCAATGCCTACTACACCCATGGCTGATTTTGTGGAGTTAGCGGTAGCTCCTCCTGAAACTACTGGTTTGAGTTTGGAGGTAGGCACCCATATTCGTTTACGTTTTGAGTCTTTGCCTGACCCTGTATATTTATCCCAACTTTTGAGTCAGCTCTCCAATGTTACACTTAAGTAGCGTTCGTCATTATTATTTATATACCGAGGTATGCGATTTTCGCAAAGGCTTCGAGGGCTTGTGTAACTTGGTGATGGAGCGCTTTGGTGAATTGCTCACCAGTGGCTCAGTGTTTATATTTTTCAATCGTCGTCGTGATCGGGTAAAGTTACTATGTTGGGAAGGAGATGGTTTTGCGATTTACTACAAGCGTTTAGAAACAGGTACTTATGAACGCCCTCAGATGAGTTGGGGTACCCGCCCACTGACTGCTTCCGAAGCTCATTTACTTTTATCAGGTATTTCTTTGAGTTCGGTGACTTATCGCAAACGTTATTTGGCAAAAGCGTAGATATTTCGGTTAGATTTAATAGTTTTGCCCTATGCAGGAACAAAAACCTACATATGAGGCACTTGCCAAAGAAAATGCTGATTTGAAGGCGCTTATCTCAAACCAAAATCTAGAGATGACTGAACTCAAAGCCCAGCTTGATGAACTACTTCGTTTGACCTATGACACCAAGTCAGAGTCTCGTGGTAGCAACTACACCCCTGCAAAAAAAAAGCGCAAGTTGAAAATCCCGAACTTGCATTCGGGGAAGAAGTAGTAGATACGGTTAAGTCCGCTTCACCTCCCAAAAAAACATCTAATAAACTTTTAAATGCTGAGGGCAAGTTCCCTGAGCACTTACCACGCAAAGAAGTGGTGATCACTCCTGATGAACCCATCACCGAAGATATGCGTCGTTTGCCTGACCGAATCACCGAGGTACTCGATTATGTACCTGGTCATTTGGTGGTGATTCGCTACATTCGTCATTGTTACATCAAAGATGTAGCAGACGGTTTACATTCTAAAAAAATAATGGCTGCTAAACCTGAACGACCCATCAATAGGTGTTTGGCAGATGCAGCACTACTTGCGCAAATTATTTGTGACAAATACTGTGACCACTTGCCTTTATATCGCCAACTTCAACGCTTTGAGCGGTCAGGAGTTCAGATAGGCTCGTCTACGTTCAATTCTTGGGTTGAAAAAATCGCCCAATTACTCACTCCATTGTACGATTTACTACAAGAAGAGGTGCTTTCAAGCAATTATGTCAGAATAGACGAGACCCCCATCAAAGTACTTGACCGAGCAAAGGAAAAAAACATCCACCAAGGCTATTTATGGTACTATCAATCCTCTAAGGCCTGTTTTATCCAATATCACCGCTCGCGAGGCAGTGAACCTCCTGATGAAATGCTTCAAAATTTCCAAGGAAAAATCCAGACTGATGGTTATGGAGTCTATGATCATTTTGAAGAAAATGAACATATCAAGTTATTCGGATGCTGGGCACACGCGAGGCGCAAAATATTCGAAGTCAGCAAGGCACATCCTTCCCTGACCGAAGCTCCTCTGGAGTTCATCGGAGAACTATATCTTATCGAAAAGCAGATTAAAAAACAAGGATTGGATGTAGCAGAAGCAAGCTTGCTACGCCAACAAAAAGCAGGCACTCCCTTGATGAAGCTCAAGCACTGGATGTATAAAACCAAGCCCAAGCTCAAACCCAAGATGAAGCTTTATAAAGCGATTGAATACATCCAAAAACGTTGGAAAAAATTGATTCGCTACCTCTGGCATGGAGAGGTGCAGATTGATAACAACCTGATAGAAAACGCCATTCGTCCTGCTGCACTGGGGCGCAAAAACTACCTTTTTGCTGGCTCACAAGATGCCGCAGAACGCACCGCACTCTTCTACTCTTTGATTGGTTCTTGCAAAATGGCAGGGGTAAATCCACTAGAGTGGCTTACGGATGTGATCAAAAACATCAATAACCAACCCATCCAAAAACTACATCTTTTGTTGCCTAGTAACTGGAAATCGCAACAAGGTTAGGGTAGCACCCCTTTGAATGAGGGGATACGGCGTACCTGCTCGATGTCTTGGGCAACTCCCACCGGAGGCTCCAGGTAGCTGCGCTCCAGCAATGGAGTACGCAGTACATAAAAATTACCTGGTTCGAATGTATTCATTGGTTAGTTTTTTAGTCAGTAGTCCAGAGTTTGAACCCTCTCTTTGCGCTCATTCGTAATTTCTAAAGCTACGTTTTCTTATTGTCCCCAATAAAGCGAGCCTGACCAGCATGTACAAAACATAAGTCCAAGTGGTGTGGTGCCAAGGTGGGAGCATGGTAATACTGAGCTAATAATGCCATCGGTGTTTTTACAATGCACCTTAAAAGTGTAAGTACTCTCACGCAGGTGAATATATTCTTTCTTTTACTTAATACTCCATTTCAACCAATCCTCATCGAGCCTCATCAGTTGGTGACTATACAAATTTCGCTCATACACCGTCCAACTGTTGTTGGTATAAAGATATCACGATGGCAGGGTAAATACGAAATAAAAAGCTGCTTTTTCTTGTTTGACCATAGGTTTTATTTAGAAACAAACGTCTGAGGGATGCTTTATAAATCTATTTACAGGAGCTTTGATTATTTGTTAGCATTATTTCAATTTATTGAATGCTTTCTCCCAATCAAAGAACTTCAAATTGATCTGATTTCTGGAAACGAAACGTCCTATAGTCTTATATAAATTATTGGCAATAATATACTCTTTGGTGTTTAGCTGACCATTGGTATTCATCATCAAAATGATACCCATTGGGATGTCAGTCCTCATGATAAGTGCAGACTGATACTCTCCAATATGCCCAGTGTGCCCAAAAAACTGTACCCCATTAGTGAAAAATTGGGAATGTAAAAAACCAAAAGCCCGGCTAGAAGCGGCTTCTTCTTTTTTGAACATGATGGTGTACTTATTAGCTGGTTTTTGCACATCTACTTGGTGATAGTATTTTTTGATAATCTTCCAAGGTAGTACCTTATTATAATTGGTAAGGCAATTTTTGCGTTTTCTGAAACTTAAAAAGTCCATAAATTTTAACATATCCATTACAGACGCCCTTATTCCTCCGTGAGCCTCGTGGATGCCATGATTTCGGTCAATTCTTATCTCTTTGATGGAATCATTCCCTGTTTTACGATAACTGCTTGCCAATAAGTTCTGGAATCTCTGAGGGGTTTTGCCATAATGAGTAGTAGTTTCCATTCCTAGTGGTTTAAAAATACGTTTTTGGATGTATTCGGTGAACTTCATACGGGTGACATGTTCTACTACTAACCCTAATATTGAATAACTACCATTGCTGTATTCGTACTTTTGGCCAGGCTTTCTGGATAAGCTCAAATACTTTAAATAAGGCTTGATCATTTTCCAGGTATTAACATACCTGATTTTAGGATACTTGGCTTTCAATGTATCTCTCAAGCTTTGCCATAACAGACCACTGTTGTGGTTGATCAAATGATGTATTTTTACTTGTTCATAGTCGCCGTATGGGGTATTAATAACTTTGAGTTCTGGCACATATTTAGTTACGGGGTCATCTATCTTTAACTTACCCTCTTCTATGAGTTGTAAAACAGCAATGGAGGTAAACATTTTGGAAATAGAGGCCCAGGGGTATATCGTTTGATTGTCTAATTTTAATTGCTGTTTTCTATTGGCGTACCCCATACGTTTGGTAGAGATAATTTTACCCTCCCATACCAAGACTGCATTAAAGGCAAAATCGGGGGCTACCTCCTTTACCCTATGAATAAAAGTATCCAGCTTATTCCACTCTTTGAGCAATGTTGCTTTGATGATTGACTTCTTATTCTGAGCCTGGGTTTTTAGTATAAATAGGCTTAGAATAAGGAGTAATGTGGCTAGTTTCTTCATAAGACACTTATTGATTTTTTTAGTTCATTTTCTTATTTTAGTCTAATGTATCAGTAATTTCTTATTCTTTCTTTACTTCTGCTTCCAGCACCTTCAACTCCCTTAATTTGGCTGCATGCAATCCTATCATTGTATGACTTTTACTAAGTAAACGAGCGGTTTCCTTGGTACTTTTGCCTCCTTTGAAACAGTGAGCTGCTCGCCACTCGTTGGGAGTAATAATTTCGTCGAGCAAAATCGAGTCTAAGTGTAATACAAAATCTGGATGATGCTTCCGAACATGTGTCTGGATAGTAATGTAAGTATTAAGCGTTTCAATTTCACTCCTTAACAGACTCAGACCTGCTTCCAACCCTTCTTTTTGGTATACTTCTTTTATTTTGAGTAATTTAAATGATACGTGCATGATTCCTTCAATATTTATATTTAGTCAATAGCTTCTACAGCCTTAATTCCTTAGATACCGATGTATATCGGTGCTTCAAGTTTGACACTGCTCTACAAGCAACTTACCGATTTTATAGGACGTTCGTTAACTTTTAGCGATTTATAAAATCGGTAGATGGAAGTCCATAGCTTTTAGCCAACCGCTTATACTACAAATGGGACAAAAAACGAAAATATGGATGGCTACACTGATACATTGCGCAACCATCAACACTTTTATAATAAACCTGCCTTGCGCAAGCGAGAACCATACGAATAAATGGTAGAAGGCTTGACATCCAGCAGTGCCGAAATTTCGTTGGCAGATTTACCCAGTTTCAAACATTGTCCTACCTTCCATTGGGTATAGGTAATGTCTTCATCCAATAGTACTTTGTCCAGCTTGGCTATAAACTCAGGGTAAGCCTCGCGTACTTCTGCCTGAATGCTGGCCATTTTGCCCGCAGTATTGAGTTCATTTTCCAGAAAATGGAGCCCTACCTCCAGTCCACGACTCTTAAATATGTCTATCACCTCTACAAAACGCTCGTTAGAGTCAGATACCCGCTGCACATAGTATTTGAGTTTATCTTCTTGTTCTTTTTTGATTTGGGCATTGGCATCCTCTAAAGCCTCGTTGGTGGTTTGTAGTTCCAGGTTGGTCTTGTGCAGTGCTTGGTTGGTGGTCTTTAGTTCCTTTGCCGTAACTTGTAGCTGAGCATTGGCAGCGTTGAGCGACTCATTGGTTACTTTTAACTGCGTTGCCTGTTGGGTAATTTCGGCTTTTTGTCCGCTGATTTCCTCAGTACGCAAAGCCACCGTTTGCTCCAGTTCCCGGTTGCGTTTTCTGAGCTGCCTGCTCCGATATTGGTTATAGCTCATACTTGCACCCACCGTCAGGCTTACTCCTATCAATAGATACAGCGTATAAGCCCACCAAGTACGGTACCAGGGAGGTAAAATAGTAAAGGTGTAAGTATCTACCGAGCTAATGGTACCATACACGTTTTTGCAGCGTACCTGGAAGGTATAAGTGCCTTCTCGTAGGTTAGTATATTCCTTCTTTTGTTCTTTGCTCCAGTTCGACCAAGATTTTTCTAGCCCTTCGAGTTTGTAACTGTACCTATTTGCTTCAGTGGCCACATAATAATTGCTGGCAAATTTGAGGGTAATGCTATTTGTTCCATAGGGTATTTTCTCTACTTTGTGTTGTTGTGTAATCCCCTGATAAATTATTGAATCCTTATAGTTATTTTCAACCAAATCACCTTGGATAGTATCTGATATGTTTTGCTTGAGAGATACTTCCCTGATATAACTATTGAATTTATGTGCCGGAATATTTCCCTTGTTTAAGTTACAGGTGATGATTTTCTTTTGTGTAATGATTTGAATATGGTTAGAGTCAAGTTTTTTTACGTCAGTGGTCACAGTGCTGCCAATTCGCTTAAAATCTCTGGTTTCAAAAGTATACCGACCAGCTTGATTCTTTGATAATACCCCTGGGAAACTCCTTGATTTATCTCCACCTGAATAAACTGGAGTTAAAAAAAAACGATTGTTTGCCAAAGGCTTGGCAAAAGAAAATTTTTGGTGATAAATACCTTGTTCATTGAGGGGGAGATTTTGGAGGTTTGCAGTAAGGCAAGTAATTTTTTCGTGGTTATCTACTTTAAATAGCCCCAATGCATTGACAATGTAAACGCGGTTACCTTTCTCAAAAAAACTAAAACTATAGCGGGTTTTGGCAGGGAAGGCTAATTTTCTTCTGCTTAAAACTGATTTGAAATCTGACGAGAGCCGAATTTGATAGACCTCATTTACCGTAGAATAGTAAATCACTCCATCAGTAGAAATAAAGGTATTATAAATGCCTCCATCTGTGAGGCGTATTGTATTAATCACTTTATATTCTTTATTTAGGACTTGCAGAGTTTGAGTGCCTGCCAAAAGGAATACTTGCTTGGGCAGATAATTTACAACTCTCCTAAACTTTCCATTTAATATTTTTTTACGAAAGCTACCTACAGTATCAATTTTATACAGCCCTTTTGAGGTACTAACCAGAAAGCGGTTGTTGTCTAGTGTAACATCAGAAACGAAACCATCAAATATGATCGTTTGAGATCTTTTGCTATTATTAATTTCAATCTTATGCTCACTTTTCAATAAATACACTTCATAGTTGCCCAATCGTTTACTTTTTCTGATTCCCTTATTATTGGGCTGGAATGTGAATTTTTCATTTAATTCAATGTATAAAACACCGTTGTTGGTAGTCACCCAAATATTTCCTTGTAAATCGAATGCAAAGTCATTGGCAGCTAATTGTTTGAACGTGTACTGAAAACCAATTTCATTATTTGCAAGATTAAGTTTAAGCAACAATTCATTGGTTAAGATCACCAAATATTTTTTTTGTTGCTTCACCTGAAATTTTGCGCCGCCTTTGATTAAAGCAGAAATGCGAGGAATCTCTCGTATATCAGAGGTACCCGTTTTGAGATAAAACTTTTTTTCGCTGGAAATTAATACCAACAAACTGTTTTCAAACTCTTTTAAAAAAATAGGCTGATATTGTTGGATTAAAGAAGGTGGGGCAACGAGTTTTAACCAGTGATTGCCCGAAAGCTTAAATAAATCACCCTTGGCAGAAGTAATCAAAATATCTTGATTGATCTTCAAAGAGGAAAAGCTAACCGTATTGTTTATAGGAGGAACATAGCTTTTTTGCCCCGTTTGTTGATTATAAACAATACACCCCGAAGAAGCACCCAAGAAAAATATCCGCTCATCTTTTTGATAAATATTTAATAGCCGACCTCCTAATTTTTCCTTGTTTTCTTTAAAACTTATAATTTCCTTAAACCGAAACCGATCATTCTTCAAAACAAAAAAGCCGATTTTACTAAGACCTCCTACATAATACCTGTGAGCATTTTTTTCATCTCTTTTGAGTTTATTAAATCTGGGGTGCTTCGGTTTATCCATAAGTTTCATATCCCAGGCATAACCGTTAAAAACGTTAATTCCGTACCCGGTAGCAACCATGACCAAACCATCGTTGGTAACTTCTATATCATGACAATCTCTGGCTACTCGTTCTTTTCTTGTAAAATGTTTAGTAAACTCCTCTAATCTACTCTGAGATTTAACTGGGAGTGCTATGGATAACATCAGAGTCAAAATAAGTGATGTGATTCTGAAGGTGTATATAGTATCAGAACTCATTTTCATTTAGATTTATCAGTTGCCCAAAATCTCCATTGACAGCAAATTTAGTAATAAGCCAGCTTAGTTTGTCAATCAGTTTATAAGGAGTACCCTTGGGATCAGAATAAATATTAGAGGCCATCATCACCCCAAATGGCATTTTTTTATTGAAGATAAAATAAGATATATAAGTAGCTACTTTCCCACTATGACCTATACCGATGTTTTTTTTCTCTACTCTTACCCTAAATCCATTGACAC is part of the Microscilla marina ATCC 23134 genome and encodes:
- the tnpB gene encoding IS66 family insertion sequence element accessory protein TnpB (TnpB, as the term is used for proteins encoded by IS66 family insertion elements, is considered an accessory protein, since TnpC, encoded by a neighboring gene, is a DDE family transposase.), translating into MLHLSSVRHYYLYTEVCDFRKGFEGLCNLVMERFGELLTSGSVFIFFNRRRDRVKLLCWEGDGFAIYYKRLETGTYERPQMSWGTRPLTASEAHLLLSGISLSSVTYRKRYLAKA
- the tnpA gene encoding IS66 family insertion sequence element accessory protein TnpA; its protein translation is MSKQYDRAKIFKMVSESYELGLTAAEYCRKKNFSSKIFYRYRQQYIEVYGAKPMPTTPMADFVELAVAPPETTGLSLEVGTHIRLRFESLPDPVYLSQLLSQLSNVTLK
- a CDS encoding triple tyrosine motif-containing protein produces the protein MSSDTIYTFRITSLILTLMLSIALPVKSQSRLEEFTKHFTRKERVARDCHDIEVTNDGLVMVATGYGINVFNGYAWDMKLMDKPKHPRFNKLKRDEKNAHRYYVGGLSKIGFFVLKNDRFRFKEIISFKENKEKLGGRLLNIYQKDERIFFLGASSGCIVYNQQTGQKSYVPPINNTVSFSSLKINQDILITSAKGDLFKLSGNHWLKLVAPPSLIQQYQPIFLKEFENSLLVLISSEKKFYLKTGTSDIREIPRISALIKGGAKFQVKQQKKYLVILTNELLLKLNLANNEIGFQYTFKQLAANDFAFDLQGNIWVTTNNGVLYIELNEKFTFQPNNKGIRKSKRLGNYEVYLLKSEHKIEINNSKRSQTIIFDGFVSDVTLDNNRFLVSTSKGLYKIDTVGSFRKKILNGKFRRVVNYLPKQVFLLAGTQTLQVLNKEYKVINTIRLTDGGIYNTFISTDGVIYYSTVNEVYQIRLSSDFKSVLSRRKLAFPAKTRYSFSFFEKGNRVYIVNALGLFKVDNHEKITCLTANLQNLPLNEQGIYHQKFSFAKPLANNRFFLTPVYSGGDKSRSFPGVLSKNQAGRYTFETRDFKRIGSTVTTDVKKLDSNHIQIITQKKIITCNLNKGNIPAHKFNSYIREVSLKQNISDTIQGDLVENNYKDSIIYQGITQQHKVEKIPYGTNSITLKFASNYYVATEANRYSYKLEGLEKSWSNWSKEQKKEYTNLREGTYTFQVRCKNVYGTISSVDTYTFTILPPWYRTWWAYTLYLLIGVSLTVGASMSYNQYRSRQLRKRNRELEQTVALRTEEISGQKAEITQQATQLKVTNESLNAANAQLQVTAKELKTTNQALHKTNLELQTTNEALEDANAQIKKEQEDKLKYYVQRVSDSNERFVEVIDIFKSRGLEVGLHFLENELNTAGKMASIQAEVREAYPEFIAKLDKVLLDEDITYTQWKVGQCLKLGKSANEISALLDVKPSTIYSYGSRLRKAGLL
- a CDS encoding serine hydrolase domain-containing protein; this encodes MKKLATLLLILSLFILKTQAQNKKSIIKATLLKEWNKLDTFIHRVKEVAPDFAFNAVLVWEGKIISTKRMGYANRKQQLKLDNQTIYPWASISKMFTSIAVLQLIEEGKLKIDDPVTKYVPELKVINTPYGDYEQVKIHHLINHNSGLLWQSLRDTLKAKYPKIRYVNTWKMIKPYLKYLSLSRKPGQKYEYSNGSYSILGLVVEHVTRMKFTEYIQKRIFKPLGMETTTHYGKTPQRFQNLLASSYRKTGNDSIKEIRIDRNHGIHEAHGGIRASVMDMLKFMDFLSFRKRKNCLTNYNKVLPWKIIKKYYHQVDVQKPANKYTIMFKKEEAASSRAFGFLHSQFFTNGVQFFGHTGHIGEYQSALIMRTDIPMGIILMMNTNGQLNTKEYIIANNLYKTIGRFVSRNQINLKFFDWEKAFNKLK